A section of the Subtercola frigoramans genome encodes:
- a CDS encoding DUF4349 domain-containing protein, giving the protein MNRRILAIATAATLTALALSGCSALSGSNSSGSSGSSGSSGTSGTEAGPAIVAPGAGSADSAAGGSAPGNALTLPSTQVITTGSITLIADDPAATADQAVTIVEAAGGHVDNRSESQGNSGGPGIIMPLDSVDPMGTVQGKSSSMSEGQAGARADLTLRIPNAQVTEVVDALKKLGTVGSVSISSTDVTTQVADVKARITALQTSVDRLLDLLTKATTTTDLIALESALSQRQAELDGLKAQSSALADQVQYASVTLTITSHSVLATGAPNDFWGGLAAGWSSLVAGVAGGLVVLGIALPWLLVMALVAAIVLLVIRFARRRSRTTTN; this is encoded by the coding sequence ATGAATCGAAGAATTCTCGCGATCGCCACTGCCGCCACTCTGACTGCTCTCGCACTCAGTGGATGCTCGGCTCTGTCCGGCTCGAACTCGTCGGGGTCATCCGGCAGCTCTGGTTCCTCGGGTACATCGGGCACAGAGGCAGGGCCCGCGATTGTGGCGCCCGGCGCCGGGTCTGCAGACAGCGCAGCGGGCGGCAGTGCACCCGGCAACGCACTCACGCTTCCGAGCACCCAGGTGATCACCACCGGCTCCATCACACTCATCGCCGACGACCCGGCAGCTACGGCAGACCAAGCCGTTACGATCGTCGAAGCCGCAGGCGGCCACGTGGACAACCGGAGTGAATCGCAGGGCAACTCCGGCGGCCCGGGCATCATCATGCCGCTCGATTCGGTCGACCCGATGGGAACCGTTCAGGGAAAATCGTCTTCGATGAGTGAAGGCCAGGCGGGTGCGCGGGCCGATCTGACGCTTCGAATCCCCAACGCACAGGTCACCGAGGTTGTCGACGCGCTGAAGAAGCTCGGCACGGTCGGCTCGGTCTCGATCTCCTCCACCGACGTCACCACGCAGGTCGCCGATGTCAAGGCGCGAATAACCGCGCTGCAGACCTCCGTCGACCGCCTGCTCGACCTCCTGACAAAGGCGACGACAACGACCGACCTCATCGCACTCGAGTCCGCTCTCTCCCAGCGGCAGGCCGAGCTCGACGGATTGAAGGCCCAGAGCTCAGCCCTGGCCGACCAGGTCCAGTACGCCTCTGTCACTCTCACGATCACCAGCCACAGCGTGCTTGCAACGGGAGCACCGAACGACTTCTGGGGCGGACTGGCCGCAGGCTGGTCATCGCTGGTCGCGGGTGTCGCCGGCGGGCTCGTTGTGCTCGGCATCGCACTGCCGTGGCTTCTGGTGATGGCCCTGGTGGCCGCGATAGTGCTGCTGGTCATCCGGTTCGCCCGTCGCCGCTCACGCACAACGACGAACTGA
- a CDS encoding aldo/keto reductase — protein sequence MEYRELGRTHRTVSVIGLGTWQLGADWGEVNEADALAVLDAAVDSGVTFFDTADVYGDGRSEQLIGTYLAAHPGHSITVATKMGRRKEQLTENYVLENFREWTDRSRRNLGVETLDLVQLHCPPSEVFRSDEVYDALETLVSDEVISNYGFSVETASQALDAIARPGTATIQIILNAFRLKPLDEVLPAAAAAGVGIIARVPLASGMLSGKYTAATTFAANDHRNYNRDGSAFDVGETFSGVDYETGLAAAQEFAHLVPAGMSPATAALAWVAQQAGVSSVIPGARNPAQAVNNAAAGSVGHLGAAFDAGVKEIYDRHFRAGIHSRW from the coding sequence ATGGAATACCGCGAACTCGGCAGAACCCACCGCACCGTCTCGGTCATCGGCCTCGGCACCTGGCAACTCGGCGCAGACTGGGGCGAGGTGAACGAAGCGGATGCCCTGGCGGTTCTCGATGCGGCCGTCGACTCCGGCGTGACCTTCTTCGACACTGCAGATGTCTACGGCGATGGCCGCAGTGAGCAGCTGATCGGCACGTATCTCGCCGCGCATCCGGGGCATTCGATCACCGTCGCCACGAAGATGGGCCGACGGAAGGAGCAGTTGACCGAGAACTACGTGCTCGAGAACTTTCGCGAGTGGACAGACCGATCCAGGCGCAACCTCGGTGTCGAGACGCTCGACCTCGTGCAGCTGCACTGCCCGCCCTCTGAGGTGTTCCGGAGTGACGAGGTCTATGACGCCCTCGAGACCCTGGTGTCTGACGAGGTCATCTCGAACTATGGTTTCAGCGTCGAGACGGCCTCACAGGCGCTCGATGCGATCGCTCGGCCGGGCACCGCGACCATCCAGATCATTCTGAACGCCTTTCGGCTGAAGCCTCTCGACGAAGTGCTGCCAGCCGCCGCGGCCGCAGGGGTCGGGATCATCGCCCGGGTGCCGTTGGCATCAGGCATGTTGAGCGGAAAATACACGGCCGCCACGACGTTCGCGGCGAACGACCACCGCAACTACAACCGCGACGGCAGTGCGTTCGACGTGGGGGAGACATTCTCGGGCGTCGACTACGAAACCGGCCTGGCTGCTGCCCAGGAATTCGCGCACCTGGTGCCGGCAGGTATGAGCCCTGCCACCGCCGCACTCGCGTGGGTTGCCCAGCAGGCGGGTGTGAGCAGCGTCATTCCTGGCGCGCGGAACCCGGCCCAGGCCGTGAACAACGCAGCAGCGGGTTCGGTCGGGCACCTCGGAGCTGCCTTCGACGCCGGTGTGAAGGAGATCTACGACCGGCACTTCCGGGCGGGCATCCACTCGCGCTGGTGA
- a CDS encoding aldo/keto reductase — MTPTPSVPRIPLNDGSSIPQLGLGVYKATDAETIDAIAVAFEHGYRHIDTATLYDNEKGVGEAVKRSSLPRGELFITTKVFNDQQGYDQARRSFDASLERLQLDYVDLFLIHWPAPRQDLYVETWRALEKIQADGLARSIGVSNFHPHHLERLAAETSVVPSINQVELHPWLPQAETRAYDDAHSIATEAWSPLARGRILDNPVLDAIAAKHGKSPAQVVIRWHLQLGNVVIPKSVTPSRIAANIDVFDFVLDAEDLAAIGTLNSGERTGKDPDDFD; from the coding sequence ATGACACCCACGCCTTCTGTGCCCCGCATTCCGCTGAACGACGGTTCGAGCATCCCGCAGCTCGGCCTCGGGGTCTACAAGGCCACCGACGCAGAGACGATCGATGCCATCGCGGTCGCGTTCGAGCACGGGTACCGGCACATCGACACGGCGACACTCTATGACAACGAGAAGGGCGTCGGCGAGGCCGTCAAGCGCAGTTCACTGCCCCGCGGCGAACTCTTCATCACGACCAAGGTCTTCAACGACCAGCAGGGCTACGACCAGGCCCGACGGTCGTTCGACGCGAGCCTCGAACGCCTGCAGCTCGACTACGTCGACCTCTTTCTCATCCACTGGCCGGCTCCAAGGCAAGACCTCTACGTCGAGACCTGGCGCGCACTCGAGAAGATCCAGGCCGACGGTCTGGCCCGCTCGATCGGCGTCTCGAACTTTCACCCGCACCACCTCGAGAGGCTCGCGGCAGAAACAAGCGTTGTGCCGAGCATCAATCAAGTGGAGCTGCACCCGTGGCTCCCCCAGGCCGAGACACGGGCCTACGACGACGCGCACTCGATCGCGACAGAGGCCTGGTCGCCTCTCGCGCGTGGCCGGATTCTCGACAACCCGGTTCTCGACGCCATCGCGGCGAAGCACGGAAAGTCGCCGGCCCAGGTCGTGATCCGCTGGCACCTGCAGCTCGGCAACGTGGTGATCCCCAAGTCGGTGACGCCCTCGCGAATCGCGGCGAACATCGACGTCTTCGACTTCGTGCTCGACGCCGAAGACCTGGCCGCGATCGGCACTCTCAACAGCGGCGAGCGCACCGGCAAGGACCCCGACGACTTCGACTGA
- a CDS encoding MarR family winged helix-turn-helix transcriptional regulator has translation MPESSAEPVAATLPISRDDVAERLTLVVSRLSRRIRPVGDELSHGLLSALSSVKNSGPLRPSDLARLENVAAPTMTRIVADLEQRGLIERTADPVDGRSFLLRATASGLGTVAEARSSRTERVVAMLSEQSDSAIETIAAALPALEAAAAGRN, from the coding sequence ATGCCTGAATCCAGCGCTGAACCGGTCGCCGCCACACTGCCGATCTCTCGTGACGACGTGGCCGAACGCCTGACCCTGGTTGTCAGCCGGCTGAGCCGGCGCATCCGCCCGGTCGGTGATGAACTGAGCCACGGGCTTCTGTCGGCCCTGTCGAGCGTGAAGAACTCCGGCCCGTTGCGTCCGAGCGATCTGGCCCGACTCGAGAATGTTGCTGCACCCACGATGACCCGGATTGTCGCTGACCTCGAGCAGCGTGGACTCATCGAACGCACCGCAGACCCCGTCGACGGCCGTTCGTTCCTGCTGCGCGCAACGGCCAGCGGCCTCGGCACCGTTGCCGAAGCCCGATCCTCGCGGACCGAACGCGTCGTCGCCATGCTTTCTGAGCAGAGTGACAGTGCCATCGAAACGATCGCCGCCGCACTCCCCGCGCTCGAAGCTGCGGCTGCAGGGCGTAACTGA
- a CDS encoding SOS response-associated peptidase, producing MCGRFAMNKETDDLILEFVARGGRAEDWRPSYSVAPTDVAPIIRQRKGSRPGDSAAGDSASGRDASGAGASRSEDDGGYREIEIAAWGLKPAWAKPGGPAPINARLESVATNGMFRSAFASSRCLVPMTGYYEWQAVADGKQPYFIHAGAGAGAGATAEPTSAGRLLAAAGLYSARKVGDEWAVTFTIITREARDASGEVHDRMPVFLTPDVWDSWLDPRKIEANSAGQGAILDLLDRSSTAVASTITTYPVDRRVNNSRTLDSADATLIEPLERGNDGFSGWNADPMTGEIVD from the coding sequence ATGTGCGGCAGATTTGCGATGAACAAGGAGACCGACGACCTCATTCTGGAGTTTGTTGCCAGGGGTGGGCGCGCCGAGGACTGGCGGCCGAGCTACAGTGTGGCTCCGACCGATGTCGCGCCGATCATCCGGCAGCGCAAGGGATCGAGGCCTGGTGATTCTGCTGCTGGTGATTCTGCTTCTGGCAGAGATGCTTCAGGCGCTGGGGCTTCACGCAGTGAGGATGACGGCGGTTACCGTGAGATCGAGATCGCGGCGTGGGGACTCAAGCCGGCCTGGGCGAAACCGGGTGGGCCCGCACCGATCAACGCGCGGCTGGAGTCGGTGGCGACGAACGGCATGTTCCGCAGCGCGTTCGCCTCGAGCCGCTGCCTTGTGCCGATGACGGGGTACTACGAATGGCAGGCAGTCGCTGACGGCAAGCAGCCCTACTTCATTCACGCCGGTGCCGGTGCTGGTGCCGGTGCCACGGCGGAGCCCACCAGTGCTGGTCGTCTGCTCGCGGCCGCCGGGCTCTACAGTGCGCGAAAGGTCGGCGACGAGTGGGCGGTGACCTTCACGATCATCACGAGGGAGGCCCGCGATGCTTCGGGAGAGGTGCACGACCGCATGCCGGTCTTCCTGACGCCTGACGTGTGGGACTCGTGGCTCGACCCGCGAAAGATCGAGGCGAACAGTGCCGGTCAGGGGGCGATTCTCGACCTGCTCGACCGGAGTTCGACGGCGGTCGCGTCGACGATCACAACCTACCCTGTCGATCGCCGGGTCAACAATTCGCGCACCCTCGACAGCGCAGACGCGACGCTCATCGAGCCGTTGGAGCGGGGAAATGACGGTTTCAGCGGGTGGAATGCCGACCCGATGACAGGCGAGATCGTCGACTGA
- a CDS encoding glycoside hydrolase family 15 protein yields MSLPIEDYALISDCHTAALVGRDGSIDWLCLPRYDSPSTFGALLGDESHGRWMIAPTDPSAHSRREYLGNTFILSTIWTTPTGVVEVTDFMPHGDRRADLVRRVKGIAGSVEMTVDLRIRFAYATAIPWVRQVEEPRAEGRGTDARGTDAASTDADSTSTTTGPRATRSLLAVAGPDALLFRGAELSPKGHSHRRDYTVREGETVDMVMTWYPSHRPIPKPVDVDKVLAETAAWWEDWGTNSTSNGAYSSAVVRSLLVLRALTHEDTGGIVAAATTSLPEAFGGERNWDYRYVWLRDASLTLMVLLDHGFIEEASGWRQWLLRAIAGDPADVQIMYGLQGERYLPEHTIPSLPGYQGASPVRVGNGAVSQYQADVIGEVMVGLHQSRVHTVRETNEAWALQRALLGFVETNLDRADSGIWEIRGANQFFTHSRVMIWAALDRGVRGVEEFGLRGPVETWRRLREQVRSEIESKGVDAATGAYTQVFGGTEVDASLLQLAQVEYCAYDDPRMLATVAVIEKTLLRDGLLMRYRTETGVDGLPAGEHPFLACSFWLVEQYARSGRVDDATALMDRLLALRNDVGLLSEEYDVTGHRQAGNTPQALSHLALVRAADALTWASAAGALNRRSL; encoded by the coding sequence ATGTCACTGCCGATCGAAGACTATGCACTCATCAGCGACTGCCACACAGCAGCCCTCGTCGGGCGAGACGGCAGCATCGACTGGCTGTGCCTGCCCCGCTACGACTCCCCCTCCACGTTCGGTGCCCTGCTGGGCGACGAGAGCCACGGGCGGTGGATGATCGCCCCCACCGACCCGTCGGCGCACTCCCGGCGTGAATACCTCGGCAACACCTTCATTCTCAGCACCATCTGGACGACCCCCACCGGGGTGGTGGAGGTCACCGACTTCATGCCCCACGGCGACCGGAGGGCCGACCTTGTGCGCCGCGTGAAGGGCATTGCCGGCAGCGTCGAGATGACCGTCGACCTGCGCATCCGATTCGCGTATGCCACGGCGATACCGTGGGTGCGCCAGGTGGAGGAGCCTCGTGCCGAGGGCCGGGGTACTGACGCGCGCGGCACTGACGCTGCTAGCACTGACGCCGATAGCACTTCCACCACCACCGGCCCTCGCGCAACACGCTCGCTGCTGGCCGTTGCCGGCCCGGACGCCCTTCTGTTTCGAGGAGCAGAACTGAGCCCGAAGGGCCACTCGCACCGCCGGGACTACACCGTACGGGAGGGTGAAACGGTCGACATGGTCATGACCTGGTACCCCTCACACCGGCCGATTCCGAAGCCCGTCGATGTCGACAAGGTGCTGGCTGAGACGGCTGCCTGGTGGGAGGACTGGGGCACGAACAGCACGAGCAACGGGGCCTACTCCTCAGCGGTGGTGCGCTCGTTGCTGGTCCTGCGGGCCCTCACCCACGAAGACACCGGTGGAATCGTTGCCGCAGCAACGACGTCGCTTCCCGAGGCCTTCGGGGGCGAACGCAACTGGGACTACCGCTATGTCTGGTTGCGGGACGCCTCCCTCACTCTCATGGTGCTTCTCGACCACGGCTTCATCGAGGAGGCGAGCGGCTGGCGGCAGTGGCTGTTGCGCGCGATCGCCGGGGACCCCGCCGATGTGCAGATCATGTACGGCCTGCAGGGTGAGCGTTACCTGCCGGAACACACCATTCCTAGCCTGCCCGGCTACCAGGGTGCCTCACCCGTTCGGGTCGGAAACGGGGCAGTGAGCCAGTACCAGGCCGATGTCATCGGCGAGGTCATGGTGGGCCTGCACCAGTCGCGCGTACACACCGTTCGCGAGACGAACGAGGCCTGGGCGCTCCAACGCGCACTGCTCGGGTTCGTCGAAACCAATCTCGATCGAGCAGACAGTGGTATCTGGGAGATCCGTGGTGCCAACCAGTTCTTCACCCACTCCCGAGTGATGATCTGGGCGGCGCTCGACCGAGGTGTGCGAGGCGTCGAGGAGTTCGGGTTGCGTGGCCCTGTCGAGACCTGGCGCCGCCTGAGGGAGCAGGTTCGATCCGAGATCGAGAGCAAGGGCGTCGACGCGGCAACGGGCGCATACACGCAGGTATTCGGAGGCACTGAGGTCGACGCCTCGCTGCTGCAGCTCGCGCAGGTCGAATACTGCGCCTACGACGACCCTCGCATGTTGGCGACAGTGGCAGTGATCGAGAAGACGCTGCTGCGGGACGGGCTCCTGATGCGGTACCGCACAGAGACCGGTGTCGACGGGCTGCCTGCCGGCGAGCATCCATTTCTGGCGTGCTCGTTCTGGCTCGTCGAGCAGTACGCCCGGTCGGGCAGGGTCGATGACGCGACGGCCCTCATGGACCGACTGCTCGCCCTGCGCAACGACGTGGGCCTGCTCTCGGAGGAGTACGACGTCACCGGCCACCGGCAGGCCGGAAACACCCCCCAGGCACTCTCGCACCTCGCGCTCGTGCGGGCCGCCGACGCTCTCACCTGGGCGAGCGCGGCGGGCGCCTTGAACAGGCGCTCGCTCTAA
- a CDS encoding glycoside hydrolase family 3 N-terminal domain-containing protein, giving the protein MSPTTSPAATAVVPAAGDSSATASSGRAAREATSAATPEQLDRLYADTRMRSMSLADKVSTLFMVQLPGTDPAPMQAYLAGNRPGGLLLLGSNIPATAAALLGQLAGLGFATGLKPLIAVDEEGGDVTRLPEDGFAGADRLKSLPVAATTDAFTQRAALLERSGISVNFGTVADVTSDPGSFIFDRVLGTDPASASDRVGASVAAQNGSVFATLKHFPGHGETAADSHTSIPSTGISFAQWQSQDAPPFRSGIAAGAPLVMFGHLAYTAVDSAPASLSVRWHEILRGELGFTGVAITDDMLMLQDSGDPAYSDQAANAVRAVAAGNDILLYNSAIDMAPSVAAIIAAVQSGQIDEAQIDESVVRILALQRAAWLRAAS; this is encoded by the coding sequence GTGTCACCCACCACATCACCGGCGGCCACCGCTGTCGTTCCTGCTGCGGGGGACTCTTCAGCCACCGCATCGTCGGGCCGAGCCGCTCGGGAGGCCACCTCCGCGGCGACGCCCGAGCAACTCGACCGCTTGTATGCCGATACCCGCATGCGATCGATGAGCCTGGCAGACAAGGTCTCGACTCTGTTCATGGTGCAGTTGCCGGGTACCGATCCTGCGCCCATGCAGGCGTATCTCGCAGGAAATCGCCCAGGCGGGCTCCTGCTTCTCGGCTCGAACATTCCGGCAACGGCCGCCGCACTCTTGGGCCAGCTCGCCGGCCTGGGTTTCGCGACGGGTCTGAAGCCGCTCATCGCCGTCGATGAAGAGGGTGGCGACGTCACCCGTCTTCCAGAAGACGGCTTCGCCGGCGCCGATCGCCTAAAATCCCTGCCGGTAGCAGCGACCACAGATGCGTTCACCCAGCGTGCTGCGCTTCTGGAACGGTCGGGGATCTCCGTCAATTTCGGCACTGTGGCCGATGTGACTTCTGACCCGGGCTCGTTCATCTTCGATCGTGTGCTGGGTACTGACCCTGCGTCGGCCAGTGACCGTGTCGGCGCGTCGGTCGCTGCGCAGAACGGTTCGGTGTTCGCGACGCTCAAGCACTTTCCGGGCCACGGCGAGACGGCGGCGGACTCGCACACGAGCATCCCGTCGACTGGCATTTCGTTCGCCCAGTGGCAGTCGCAGGATGCCCCGCCCTTTCGAAGCGGGATCGCCGCGGGTGCTCCGCTGGTGATGTTCGGGCACCTCGCCTACACCGCCGTCGACTCGGCCCCCGCTTCTCTCTCAGTGCGCTGGCACGAGATTCTGCGCGGAGAGCTCGGGTTCACGGGAGTCGCCATCACTGACGACATGCTCATGCTGCAGGATTCAGGTGACCCTGCATACTCCGACCAGGCGGCGAACGCCGTGCGGGCGGTTGCTGCAGGCAACGACATACTGCTCTACAACAGCGCGATCGACATGGCGCCGTCGGTGGCTGCGATCATCGCCGCTGTGCAGTCGGGTCAGATCGATGAAGCCCAGATCGACGAGTCGGTCGTGCGGATTCTCGCCCTGCAGCGTGCGGCCTGGCTGCGGGCCGCGAGCTAG
- a CDS encoding gamma carbonic anhydrase family protein: protein MNIITFAGHTPVIDASAWAAPNATVIGQFTAAARSSIFYGTVVRADRSGISLGEGSNLQDNVVVHGDPGFATTIGAGVSVGHGAVLHGCTVADNCLIGMNATVLNGAVIGEGSLIAAGALILEGTVIPPGSLVAGVPGKVRRELTTEEQQGIRHNAETYLELSARHREAESSG, encoded by the coding sequence ATGAATATCATCACCTTCGCAGGTCACACCCCGGTCATCGACGCTTCTGCCTGGGCCGCCCCGAACGCGACCGTGATCGGTCAGTTCACGGCTGCAGCACGCTCGAGCATCTTCTACGGCACGGTGGTGCGCGCCGACCGTTCTGGCATCAGCCTCGGCGAGGGCAGCAACCTGCAGGACAACGTGGTCGTGCACGGTGACCCCGGTTTTGCCACGACGATCGGTGCCGGCGTCAGCGTGGGTCACGGAGCGGTACTGCACGGCTGCACTGTCGCCGACAACTGCCTCATCGGCATGAACGCCACCGTGCTGAACGGGGCCGTCATCGGTGAGGGGTCACTGATCGCCGCCGGTGCGCTCATCCTCGAGGGAACCGTCATTCCGCCCGGCTCTCTCGTCGCGGGCGTACCGGGCAAGGTCAGGCGCGAGCTCACGACCGAAGAGCAGCAGGGCATCCGGCACAACGCTGAGACCTACCTCGAACTCTCGGCGCGGCATCGTGAGGCAGAAAGCAGCGGATGA
- a CDS encoding Pr6Pr family membrane protein produces MRLLFVILRVIVALAIGAAIIAQLAKTVSIAFDANPASVGFVVVNFFSFFTVDSNAASVVVLLVGAVLAIRQGGLGGGSGYSDPLLYTTVRASVVTYMVTTGIVYNLLLRGIALPQGTTVAWSNEILHVVGPIYLLLDWLFAPGRVPLDWKRLWAIIAFPVAWVAYTLVRGPLAIDQATGKQWYPYPFLNPTTSAGGYASVAFYVVLIAVVISAIGAGAIWVSRRQTRHAPVAK; encoded by the coding sequence ATGCGATTGCTCTTTGTGATTCTGCGGGTGATTGTGGCCCTTGCCATCGGTGCCGCCATCATCGCCCAGCTCGCCAAGACGGTGTCGATCGCCTTCGACGCGAACCCGGCCAGCGTGGGCTTCGTCGTTGTCAACTTCTTCAGCTTCTTCACGGTCGACTCGAACGCGGCGAGCGTCGTGGTGCTGCTCGTCGGCGCCGTGCTGGCGATCAGGCAGGGAGGGCTCGGTGGCGGCTCGGGCTATTCAGACCCGCTGCTCTACACGACTGTTCGCGCCTCCGTCGTCACGTACATGGTGACCACAGGGATCGTCTACAACCTGCTGCTTCGAGGCATCGCGCTTCCGCAGGGAACGACCGTGGCGTGGTCGAACGAGATCCTGCACGTGGTCGGCCCGATCTACCTGCTGCTCGACTGGCTGTTCGCCCCGGGTCGGGTACCGCTCGACTGGAAGCGCCTGTGGGCGATCATCGCGTTCCCCGTGGCGTGGGTCGCCTACACGCTCGTACGGGGGCCCCTCGCAATCGACCAGGCGACAGGCAAGCAGTGGTACCCGTACCCGTTCCTCAACCCGACGACCTCGGCGGGAGGGTACGCGTCGGTCGCCTTCTACGTCGTGTTGATCGCCGTGGTGATCAGTGCGATCGGAGCAGGCGCCATCTGGGTGTCGCGCAGGCAAACCAGACACGCACCAGTGGCAAAGTAG
- a CDS encoding transferase: MSKIYVEIENEYGELARYKHHLNGRGFISATSAVHPTAYIESSAFVEPDAQIGQGAWIGAGSWIDRGAVIGAGVFIGANVHVGQDARIGRGSKIGSHTRIGDRVVVADSSLVAHDSVLADDTQLPSSPAGRGSASRNVGRDTGFAKAA; the protein is encoded by the coding sequence ATGAGCAAGATCTACGTAGAAATCGAGAACGAGTACGGCGAACTCGCCCGGTACAAGCACCACCTGAACGGTCGCGGGTTCATCTCGGCGACGTCGGCAGTGCACCCGACCGCGTACATCGAATCGTCGGCGTTCGTCGAGCCCGACGCGCAAATCGGCCAGGGCGCCTGGATCGGCGCCGGCAGCTGGATCGATCGCGGTGCCGTCATCGGCGCAGGAGTCTTCATCGGCGCCAACGTTCACGTCGGGCAGGATGCCCGGATCGGCCGTGGCTCGAAGATCGGCAGCCACACCCGAATCGGCGACCGCGTCGTCGTCGCCGACAGCTCACTCGTGGCGCACGACAGCGTCCTTGCCGATGACACCCAGCTCCCGAGTTCGCCGGCAGGGCGCGGCAGTGCCAGCCGGAACGTGGGCCGGGACACCGGGTTCGCCAAGGCCGCATAA
- a CDS encoding acyl-CoA dehydrogenase family protein, protein MSILSDELIERIRSRAAGYDASNSFFFDDLDELREAGYLRMFTPIERGGLGFGLEQVAKEQTRLATAAPATALAINMHLVWTGVAKTLLDRGDDSLAFVLDEAAHGELFAFGNSEAGNDLVLFGSTTRAEPQADGGYRYFGRKIFTSLSPAWTRLGIFGLDDSDPGHPMLVHGFITRDTPGYEIVDDWDALGMRATQSSTTILDGAFVPATRVVRMLPAGPSADPLIFAIFANFEILLAAVYTGIGERALALAVEAAHRRTSMKNDGRSYASDPDIRWKVADAAIAQDGIYPQIDALARDVDSLADHGRQWFPRLVGLKVRATENARFVVDQALRVSGGSTMASSSELGRLYRDVVAGIFHPSDGESAHSTVANAWLGPVS, encoded by the coding sequence GTGAGTATTCTCAGTGACGAGCTGATCGAACGGATCCGGTCGCGTGCGGCCGGGTACGACGCGAGCAACAGCTTCTTCTTCGACGACCTCGACGAGTTGCGCGAGGCCGGCTACCTCCGCATGTTCACGCCCATCGAGCGTGGTGGCTTGGGCTTCGGGCTCGAGCAGGTGGCGAAGGAGCAGACCAGGCTGGCCACAGCTGCACCTGCGACCGCGTTGGCGATCAACATGCACCTGGTCTGGACAGGCGTCGCGAAGACCCTGCTCGATCGGGGTGACGACTCGCTCGCCTTCGTGCTCGACGAGGCCGCCCACGGGGAACTCTTCGCCTTCGGCAACAGCGAGGCGGGCAACGACCTGGTGCTGTTCGGGTCGACGACGAGGGCCGAGCCGCAGGCAGACGGCGGCTACCGCTACTTCGGCCGCAAGATCTTCACCTCACTCTCGCCGGCGTGGACGCGGCTCGGTATCTTCGGGCTCGACGACTCCGACCCCGGGCATCCGATGCTCGTGCACGGTTTCATCACGCGCGACACCCCCGGTTACGAGATCGTCGACGACTGGGACGCGCTCGGCATGCGCGCGACACAGAGCTCGACCACCATTCTCGACGGTGCCTTCGTGCCGGCGACGCGCGTGGTACGAATGCTTCCGGCCGGGCCGAGTGCCGACCCGCTGATCTTCGCGATCTTCGCCAATTTCGAGATTCTGCTGGCCGCCGTGTACACCGGTATCGGTGAGAGGGCATTGGCCCTTGCTGTCGAGGCAGCCCATCGGCGAACGTCGATGAAGAACGACGGCCGCAGCTACGCCTCCGACCCTGACATTCGCTGGAAGGTCGCCGACGCCGCGATTGCGCAAGACGGGATCTACCCGCAGATCGATGCGCTCGCGCGTGACGTCGATTCGCTTGCCGATCATGGTCGCCAGTGGTTTCCGCGGCTCGTCGGCCTGAAAGTTCGAGCAACCGAGAACGCCCGGTTCGTGGTCGACCAGGCGCTCCGGGTGTCTGGCGGGTCTACGATGGCGTCGTCGAGTGAGCTCGGCCGGCTGTACCGCGATGTCGTCGCGGGAATCTTTCACCCCTCCGACGGCGAGTCAGCGCACTCGACCGTCGCCAATGCATGGTTAGGCCCGGTCTCATGA